One window of Diabrotica undecimpunctata isolate CICGRU chromosome 8, icDiaUnde3, whole genome shotgun sequence genomic DNA carries:
- the LOC140447789 gene encoding uncharacterized protein: MSYILTEEVKNWIQQSVGTENCIITIENTTQKGEGYVGEFIFAKVELQSSEDTVKGSKTVFIALKRNNKNPEVQKQIPEMHELCRREVYFYGVIIPAYQRFHKIKTLQDDFYIVPKCYKAFLENENNVVVLENLKRKGYVLQQREKPMNSVQIKLCLKSYAKLHGLGFAMRDQTPEEFKMISKDLHPLMKETFRYFKPLYDSKSIAVVDTLQEAGREDLSVRFEKFYKEKGLYNRVLEAADANIDEKVIIHGDCHNANMLFLFKDNDRSNPQHVALIDFQITCLHSPIMDLSYFLFINLSSEDFAQIKEFLEFYYSELSSVLAELGSDVNKLFPKHVMQEHLRKIFHYGFCVSVAFLEIMYINNEDAPPLIDEETNEIMGGLKELKLKSREEYVRRLVSMVDSFFNSGYV; encoded by the exons ATGTCATATATCCTGACAGAGGAAGTAAAGAACTGGATTCAACAATCCGTAGGTACTGAAAATTGTATTATCACCATAGAAAACACGACCCAGAAAGGAGAAGGTTACGTTGGAGAATTTATTTTTGCCAAAGTTGAACTTCAGTCTAGTGAAGATACAGTTAAGGGCAGTAAAACTGTATTTATAGCTTTAAAACGTAATAACAAGAATCcagaagtacaaaaacaaattCCAGAAATGCACGAACTTTGCCGAAGGGAGGTTTACTTTTATGGTGTCATTATTCCCGCATATCAAAGATTCCATAAAATTAAAACGCTGCAGGATGATTTTTATATAGTTCCAAAGTGTTACAAAGCATTTTTGGAGAATGAAAATAATGTTGTTGTGTTAGAAAATCTTAAAAGGAAAGGTTATGTGCTGCAGCAAAGAGAGAAACCAATGAACTCTGTTCAAATCAAATTGTGTTTAAAATCTTACGCCAAATTACACGGTTTGGGCTTTGCAATGAGAGATCAAACTCCAGAAGAatttaaaatgatttctaaaGATTTACATCCTTTAATGAAAGAGACATTTCGTTATTTTAAGCCTCTTTACGACAGTAAATCAATTGCTGTAGTCGACACATTACAAGAAGCTGGAAGAGAAGACTTATCGGTTAGATTCGAAAAGTTTTATAAAGAAAAGGGTCTTTACAATCGTGTTCTTGAAGCCGCCGATGCAAATATAGATGAGAAAGTAATTATTCATGGTGATTGTCATAATGCTAATATGCTGTTTCTATTTAAG GACAACGACAGAAGTAACCCTCAACATGTAGCTCTGATTGATTTCCAGATAACGTGCCTTCATTCACCTATAATGGATCTCTCATACTTTCTTTTCATTAATTTATCTAGTGAAGACTTTGCACAAATCAAAGAATTTTTGGAATTTTATTACAGCGAATTATCGTCTGTGTTAGCAGAACTAGGCAGTGACGTAAATAAATTGTTCCCAAAACATGTTATGCAAGAAcatttaagaaaaatttttcaTTATGGATTTTGTGTATCAGTAGCATTCTTAGAAATCATGTATATTAATAATGAAGATGCACCCCCTTTGATTGATGAAGAAACCAACGAGATAATGGGAGGTCTTAAAGAGCTTAAGTTGAAGTCAAGGGAAGAATATGTGAGACGTCTTGTTTCTATGGTAGATAGCTTCTTTAATAGTGGATATGTATAA